The window TTTCGTCATGTGCGGAATGTCGGTTAAAAGCAAACCCGGAAAAAAAATCGAATTCTGACGACAAGTCTAAATTGCTGCATATTTTAGTAGAGGCAAAAGTCGAAGTGAAGGTCAGGTTTTTTCTACGGAACGGAAGCCCTCCCGGATAAAAAGGTAACTGAATGAACAAGTATTGTGTTATTACTACTGATGAAATGCTATTTGAAACAATATCCGTGAGTATTGCTTCGTCAGATATTCAACAGTGCCTCGCTTTGAGCAATATCACCTGTTTTTCTGAAGCTGTTGAGTACATTAATACAGAGCTCCCGGACGTTGTGTTGATAAATTTTTCAGACAACACCATGAATAGCTTTGCTTTACTGGATATGATGATCAAGGATCAGTGGCTTCTCAATACCGGTATTATTGCTATATCGAATTGTTCTAACGATACAAAAAAATTGGAAGAACTTCGGTGTGCTAATATTATTGTTGTCATAGAAGAACGGCTGATTGTATCAGCGTTGCCTAAAATACTGTCCATTGTATTGAAAAACAGACGTATTCTCTTTCAGCGTGGGCTGGGGATGGGCATCATGGAAAATATTTCCGGGTCATTCTGGCTGGAGAACGACCCTCTGGAAGTTACATCTTATGCCAACCTTATTGCAAATTTTTTATTTAATGCAAAAAAAATAGACAGTAAGGGGAAATTCGATCTTCAGCTAGCCCTTACTGAAATGTTTATGAACGCCGTTGAACACGGTAATTGCGCAATTGGGTTTGAAGATAAAAAACAATGGATTGAAAGTGGAGGGAACATGGGAGAACTGATATTGCAACGTAATCAGCAACCCGATATCCTGAAGAAACGAGTCCGTTTCGAGTATACGCTCAAACCGATGGAAGGATATTTTTCTATTACCGATCAGGGAGAAGGGTTTGATTGGCCTGGAATTATGGAACGTATAGAACAGCAGGGACTTCTTTCTTTAAATGGGCGGGGGATTTTGCTGGCGCAGAGTGTAACGCGGGACCTCACATATAATGAAAAGGGGAATGCTGTGACATTTAAATTTTTCTATAACGAGGAAATGGCTGAGCTTGTTCCGGCGCTCTTTAAAAATATCGAACCTCGGAAGGTAGATCAGGGAGATATAGTTTTTCAACAGGGAGAATCAAGCAGCTCTCTCTATTATATAGTCAATGGCTCTTATGATATTATTGTTAATGGAAAAATTGTTTCCTGTTTAAACTCCGACGATATTTTTATGGGTGAAATGTCTTTTCTTCTCAATAACAGACGTTCTGCAACAGTACGGGCTAAGGTAAAAGGACAGCTTATCAAGATCTCGAAAAAGGAATTTGTTCGGGCCATTAAGGAAAAGCCTCATTATGCGCTTTTTCTAACCCGGCTTCTTGCCCAACGTATACATCGTGGAAATCATTTTGAGCGAATGGACTAATAGACGTGACACCGGTCAGGCGGAGCTCATTATCCGTTAGTAGACTGTTCAAAAAGAGAGAGAGCAAAGGGTTTGTCTTTGTCCTCGCCTATTTTTTCTGCAAAAAGTTCTTCTTGCTTTATCGTGACTCCTGAGAGGCGCCTTAGCTGTTCTTTTTTGAAAAAAGAAGCCAACTCTGGGTCATCCAACCTCTCCTCCTGCTTTAGGAGCGCGACGATATATCCTATAAAAATAAAGAGCCCGCTGAAATAGGGGCGTTCCATAGATCGGTAGATCGCCCTGCCAAGGGCGAAGAGAAGACCTTCACGTAAGTAGTAGCAGGATTTTCCATAACTAAGATACGTTTTCACCGCGCCCATTTCACCACCCATTTGTCTCAGATGATAGACAGGGAGTTCGCGGGCGGAATGTGTTCTCCAGCCTTTCATTCTCGCTTTTGCTCCGTCTAATTTATCCCAGCCTAAAATCGGAATAAGTCCTCCGATATCGCGAAAACACTCCAGACGGTACATTTTACATGGTCCTACAGTATGTACATTCGGGCATCGTTCCATCTGCCAACGGTCATTTTTCAGAATAAAAGTTTTTCCTGACGCTATACCCAGTTTTTCGTCGGCAGCAAATTTTTTTAGTAAAAATTCGAAATATTGTTTTGGTAAAACCACATCCGCATCCATTTTTACAGTAAAGTCAAGCTGATCAACCTTGGTGCAGTCATATCCCTTATTAAAAACATGCACCACGTTAGGGCCCAATCGTCGGGCAGTATCTCCTGAAAGGCTTACTGGTTGGATAAGCGGATATTTTTCTGCTGCCTCCGTTATAAGAGACCAAGTGTTATCCGTCGATCGATCATCAACGATAACCCACTGTTCAGGAGGGTGGGTTTGGTCGATAATTGACCGGATTACAAACGGAAGGAATCGAGCTTCATTATAAACCGGAGTGATTATATTGTATTTATATTGAGTCATATCTCGTATTTGTTGATATATTTATTAATGTGAAGGATCGCTGGCAATGACCTGTTCAAACACAGGGACAAGTCTTCTAACATTTTGTTGTATATTGAACATCTGTTGGGCACGTTTTCGGCCTTCTCTCCCCATCCGTAAAGCCAGTTCAGGTCGCGTTGCGAGGATCGCTAATTTGTCAGCCAACTCATTATAATTTTCCCTGGTGAAAAGAAAACCGGTTTCTTCCTCAATAACCATTTCAGGAATTGCGGTGATGCGAGGCGCTACCACAGGGCGTGCTTTGAGCATAGCTTCGATAATTGTCATAGGAGTGCCTTCGCTAAGTGAAGAGAGCACCATGATTTGAGACCAGTCAAATAATGACGCGACATCGGACTCATAGCATGCCCCTAAAAGAATAACGGAATCGTTCAGCCCCAATTTATCAATCAACGCTGTTATTTCTTCACGTTTTGATCCCTCTCCAGCAATTCGACATTCAAACACAATACCCTTTTTTTTGAGGCGCGCACAGGCCCGAATCAGAATGTCGTGTCCTTTGACCTCTTCCAAGCGTGCTACGTTTAGGATACGGAGAGGAGATGTTTCGGGAATCCGGGTTTGTTTTGACCACAGTGCTGAATCGTTATCTATGCCCAGGTACACAAGATGAAATTTTTGTTTTTCAAGGGAAGGATAACGTCTGACCAGATTGTGTATATGGAATTTGCAGTTAGAAATGATAAATCGGGCGTATTGCAGCTTTTCTTCCGTGAAAGGCTGTGGAAGTAAAACATCAGAGCCATGAATGCTGATACTGTAGGAAATGTTGCTGATAGTTTGTAAGAAAATTGCGACCCCTGCCGCTCCAAAAGCGAAATGTACGTGGACATGAGAAATGTTTTTTTCTTCCAAAAAATCTACCAGGAGGACAGCTCCAAGAAATCTGGTTATATTTCTGAAGCGCATCCTGGGGAATTCTTCATCCACTAGGGAGAACGCAAAAAGGAAACCTTTGATATAGCGAAGAGGGGCTTGTATAAGACGCTTACAGTTGCTTTTGATGTACAGGTTCAACGGTGCTGATTTGAGATAAAATGTTTCTTCAAGCAAATCTTGGTCCGCTGGGTGGTGCTCTCCAGCCTGAGGGCGTTGATTAGAGACAAGAACAGGATGTATTCCGATATTTCTCAGTGCCCTGACTTCCCGTTGCAGAAAGGTTGTTGAAATTATCGGGAAGCTGGAAAAAAAGTAAGCGATTTTCATTGAATGGAGAACTTATTGATTATCAGGTATTTTTAAGCTTTTTTTCAGGGTATTGGGAAGAAAGTTATCAATAAAAGAAAACGTATCATCATTCTGATTTGTTAAGGACTGGAAAAAGATATAGTAAAGCATCAAACTGGCAGAAAACATTTCTCCTCCGTCTTCTGCGACACCAAAGATCCCGGTTGTAATTCTTCCGATGTGTATGGAACTGTGTGCTATATCAAAAAAGATACTCATAAACGCCGAGACGCTCAGGAGAACGAACATGTCCCTGGATATTTTTCTAAATCTTTCATTGCCGTGCATATAACTAAATGCAATAAAAAAAAGCAAAATTATACCGGCGAAACTTGATATAACAAGTTCCCCGATATCTTGAATTCTTAACCCCAACGGCTGAAGGAAGGTGAGATATTCTGTTATGTTTCTTCCCAAATTTTCATGAATTTCAAAAGCATCATCAAAAAGAATATATGTAAAAATCAGAACCCATGATCCGTAATGTATTGATTTGTTGGTGATAGACAGGTAACTTATCAGGATTATTATCCAAAACCATTTTATATATTGATATATCTCCGAATATCCACCATCTTTATAAAGAGAATAAAGATCATTTTCTATTAACGAAGTTAATGCTTCAATAGAATGCAGGGCAATAAAGACGAAATCCGCAAGAAAAAGAAGCATGAGAAAGAGGAGCAATCTCTTTTTTAAAATTTTTATTGTATATTGAGGTGGTATTTTTTTCTGAATCATAAGTAGAGCCTCCTTAGAAGATGTTTTAACATTAAGAAATCCTTCTTTTTTTGAAAAAAGCTATTCTTAGAAACAAAAAATGAAATAATTACAGGGGGGCCTCCCTGAAGGGGCAGCGGCATAATTCTATTTCGGCAATGCAGGTTTTTGTAGCTCACTAGCAACCTCCTGAAATATATCGGTACTTATTTTCAGAATATACCTAGGTTTTACTTTACTCAAAGATATTTTTTGCTCTATGGAAGCCTAGCTTGATCACTTGTTACAAGAATTTAGGTCATTGTACAATATCGTCTTGTAAAAAAGTAGTGCTTAATTTAATCGTGCTGTGCTAGTCCGAAGCGGTTGGCATCTTGCTGGAGCTGATACGTAAGAAAAAGTGGTACGGGCGTGGGAATTTTTGCATCCCGACTGGTGTTCATCCCTCGCACGCAAAAGCTACCTCATCTCTGCGTAGCATGCTTTACCGTAGCGACTCAATTCCTGGGCAATCATGCATCAATTCTCTGAAAGCCGTTTTTAACTGCTCCCAAAAAGGAAATGTTCTGCACTGCTCAGGCCGCTGCTGATAAATGGTGCAGTAATGATCAACAGGATCCAGGAAGCAGCAGAGATGTTCGTTATTAATGATTCGTTCTTGAAGAGATAATCCCCCGTTTACTTGCCGAACATATTGCCGGGCAAAGGCGTCCGGTGATATTCCCCTTGCCTTTGCCATATTTTCCAGTTCTTCCATGTTGAGCCAGATATACCCTTGGCTGCCTCGGCAACATTTTCCTCCGCAGTCAGTACAGGCATCGCTATTGAAAAAATAGGGAAAGTCGTTATGGTAATGAAGATTTTTTTGAGGCATATACTTTGATATTTGCTTGTTGGCGGAAAATGTGCTGTTTTACCTGGTATGTGAAGGTGCTCCTCTCTGAACAGGTAAAAAAGAGAAAAAATCGCAAAACATAACACTGGTGAAAAAATACTGTCAATGATTTCTGCTGAGTGGTAGAAAGAAAAAGCGATCTTATTAAGTGAGAGGAGTCCTGAAAGAGAATAATGACTTCCTGGGAGGATAACAGGAAGAGATGGCTCCTGAACGTTGCTTGTGGAGTTTTGTCTGATGTCCCTGATACCTACTTTTGCTGAACCTTTTTGGCTGTTGATTGGTTGTGTTTGCTGTGTAGCGGTCTTATTCTTTCTTTTGCTCAATACACGGCGGAGAAAAAAAGAGCTGGAGAAATTTGTTGCGCCAAAGC is drawn from Candidatus Electrothrix aestuarii and contains these coding sequences:
- a CDS encoding cyclic nucleotide-binding domain-containing protein; protein product: MNKYCVITTDEMLFETISVSIASSDIQQCLALSNITCFSEAVEYINTELPDVVLINFSDNTMNSFALLDMMIKDQWLLNTGIIAISNCSNDTKKLEELRCANIIVVIEERLIVSALPKILSIVLKNRRILFQRGLGMGIMENISGSFWLENDPLEVTSYANLIANFLFNAKKIDSKGKFDLQLALTEMFMNAVEHGNCAIGFEDKKQWIESGGNMGELILQRNQQPDILKKRVRFEYTLKPMEGYFSITDQGEGFDWPGIMERIEQQGLLSLNGRGILLAQSVTRDLTYNEKGNAVTFKFFYNEEMAELVPALFKNIEPRKVDQGDIVFQQGESSSSLYYIVNGSYDIIVNGKIVSCLNSDDIFMGEMSFLLNNRRSATVRAKVKGQLIKISKKEFVRAIKEKPHYALFLTRLLAQRIHRGNHFERMD
- a CDS encoding glycosyltransferase family A protein; this translates as MTQYKYNIITPVYNEARFLPFVIRSIIDQTHPPEQWVIVDDRSTDNTWSLITEAAEKYPLIQPVSLSGDTARRLGPNVVHVFNKGYDCTKVDQLDFTVKMDADVVLPKQYFEFLLKKFAADEKLGIASGKTFILKNDRWQMERCPNVHTVGPCKMYRLECFRDIGGLIPILGWDKLDGAKARMKGWRTHSARELPVYHLRQMGGEMGAVKTYLSYGKSCYYLREGLLFALGRAIYRSMERPYFSGLFIFIGYIVALLKQEERLDDPELASFFKKEQLRRLSGVTIKQEELFAEKIGEDKDKPFALSLFEQSTNG
- a CDS encoding glycosyltransferase family 4 protein, producing MLEETFYLKSAPLNLYIKSNCKRLIQAPLRYIKGFLFAFSLVDEEFPRMRFRNITRFLGAVLLVDFLEEKNISHVHVHFAFGAAGVAIFLQTISNISYSISIHGSDVLLPQPFTEEKLQYARFIISNCKFHIHNLVRRYPSLEKQKFHLVYLGIDNDSALWSKQTRIPETSPLRILNVARLEEVKGHDILIRACARLKKKGIVFECRIAGEGSKREEITALIDKLGLNDSVILLGACYESDVASLFDWSQIMVLSSLSEGTPMTIIEAMLKARPVVAPRITAIPEMVIEEETGFLFTRENYNELADKLAILATRPELALRMGREGRKRAQQMFNIQQNVRRLVPVFEQVIASDPSH
- a CDS encoding YkgJ family cysteine cluster protein, producing MPQKNLHYHNDFPYFFNSDACTDCGGKCCRGSQGYIWLNMEELENMAKARGISPDAFARQYVRQVNGGLSLQERIINNEHLCCFLDPVDHYCTIYQQRPEQCRTFPFWEQLKTAFRELMHDCPGIESLR